A window of the Megalopta genalis isolate 19385.01 chromosome 2, iyMegGena1_principal, whole genome shotgun sequence genome harbors these coding sequences:
- the LOC117230062 gene encoding mitochondrial ribosome and complex I assembly factor AltMIEF1, whose protein sequence is MKQIVLKLYRDLLRYGVNLKYTDKQYFRHRIRKSFKENKQLTDKEEIDFHLQKGRELLIKQRVL, encoded by the exons atgaaacaaatagttcTAAAATTGTATAGAGACTTATTGCGATATGGTGTAAATTTGAAGTATACGGATAAGCAATATTTTCGACATAGAATTCGTAAAAGTTTTAAAgaaaataaacaactgactgatAAAGAAGAGATAGATTTTCACTTGCAG aaAGGGCGAGAACTTCTAATTAAACAACGAGTCCTATAA
- the LOC117230063 gene encoding uncharacterized protein LOC117230063 isoform X1, with protein sequence MNFLINSKKCDEINNKDKEHILSFEMDKDYKFKYTPESHFKHVVKSVQRQRCKDDEERIWTSFVKEQEFNNVRFPEKNIHLSMQSVKDLIQENIQDVDRELKRLQEDALPERNKGICNCKLNNRNENITSVESNSVRNNSANHKLQRKNKGAYDTNILIPISQEDITDYQDFKTSKTMLKPRTKKSLSDSSIIQKNLYTGQLLQATNHFENDSDSDSNLSDNRMDVVHVQADPFTIHKLLSMQKKVSTLLNEISFRLSKIPLPDGNDDLKRRQQQTTEFAVRFSRNYLYNLNRLLTSIRRHIGAVSSRTKQYHRSITFHQDMIKQKLIAAYQLLIQALNAYCKHIPNSIHESQSTKLQNVLQVVSDLKDICNKVEITTNCFCSGDVNAMPVEKDPQDDIDTIVSKLKLNLQCKEQSASRKHIETTVTPMRTSLQNGRQLNKKKNLSSRLSMYSIDVPKTNQRKSTDLKGKNNHRERKCKVVDTKNVHVQHFAVPELLYPSPATHTSSSRDTVLIDCSKKMNYLKDDDIKTMMDEVPIDSENDSNLEIQTKRSNMTRIEQPEGSQKKSFIEIWKPRSTKDNKTDVRGNNILNDNDLVNKVTTITKEHLSTLVPVISDLMTLITKKKTDSHPQPISETSMETLMKFLQKYQSPKDSDTQALLMDDSCKRSYFTANSSSEIQKRNNNVQLICMSSMDKNSKTRQCDVSCQADETAINIYGDKKATHTNNKHKLELTISKEAEQRILAYRHEYSKACQSRPMYSSNTQNKPWDIVAWISDKLVEELIMETAKELEPVGVIQKLYEMEFQEF encoded by the exons TGTTAAGGAACAGGAGTTCAATAATGTAAGATTTCCAGAAAAAAACATTCACCTGTCTATGCAGAGTGTTAAAGATTTAATACAAGAAAACATACAAGATGTAGATAGAGAACTTAAGAGGCTACAAGAAGATGCTCTACCTGAACGAAACAAAGGAATTTGTAATTGTAAATTGAataatagaaatgaaaatattacaaGCGTAGAA TCAAACAGCGTAAGGAACAATTCTGCAAACCATAAGTTACAAAGGAAAAATAAAGGTGCATATGACACTAATATTTTGATTCCAATATCACAAGAAGATATTACTGATTATCAAGACTTTAAAACATCCAAAACAATGTTAAAACCAAGAACCAAAAAATCTTTATCAGATTCTTCCATTATACAAAAAAATCTTTACACCGGTCAACTACTTCAAGCGACTAATCATTTTgaaaatgattcagattcagacTCAAATTTGAGTGATAATAGAATGGATGTTGTTCATGTACAAGCAGATCCATTTACAATACACAAACTTCTTTCAATGCAAAAGAAAGTATCTACATTACTAAACGAAATTTCATTTCGATTATCTAAAATTCCTTTGCCAGATGGAAATGATGATCTGAAAAGAAGACAACAACAAACTACGGAATTTGCCGTTAGATTttcaagaaattatttatataatcttAACAGGCTACTAACAAGCATAAGGAGGCATATCGGGGCTGTATCCTCTAGAACAAAGCAGTATCATAGAAGTATCACATTTCATCAAGATATGATTAAGCAAAAGCTAATCGCTGCTTACCAATTACTAATAcaagcattaaatgcctattGCAAACACATACCTAACTCTATCCATGAGAGTCAATCTACAAAGCTTCAAAATGTATTACAGGTTGTTAGCGACTTGAAAGACATTTGCAATAAAGTGGAAATCACGACCAACTGTTTCTGCTCAGGAGATGTAAATGCCATGCCAGTG GAAAAAGATCCTCAAGATGACATTGACACTATCGTGTCTaaactgaaattaaatttaCAATGTAAAGAACAATCTGCAAGTCGCAAGCATATTGAAACTACAGTGACTCCTATGAGGACATCTTTACAAAATGGAagacaattaaataaaaaaaagaatttatCTAGTCGACTAAGCATGTACAGTATAGATGTACCTAAAACGAATCAAAGAAAAAGCACAGATTTAAAAGGAAAAA ACAATCACAGAGAGAGAAAATGTAAAGTTGTAGACACTAAAAACGTACATGTACAACACTTTGCAGTGCCAGAATTACTATATCCTAGTCCTGCCACGCACACATCATCTTCGAGGGATACCGTTTTGATTGATTGTTCAAAGAAGATGAACTATTTGAAAGATGATGATATTAAAACTATGATGGACGAAGTACCGATCGATTCCGAGAAT GATAGTAATCTAGAAATTCAAACCAAACGTAGTAATATGACGAGAATAGAACAGCCTGAAGGATCACAAAAGAAGTCGTTTATTGAAATATGGAAACCTAGGAGTACAAAAGATAATAAGACAGATGTTAgaggaaataatattttaaatgacAATGATTTAGTAAACAAAGTAACTACAATTACCAAGGAACACTTGTCCACTCTAGTTCCTGTAATTAGTGATTTAATGACTCTCATAACAAAAAAA AAAACTGACTCACACCCACAGCCTATATCTGAAACATCTATGGAAACGCTAATGAAGTTCCTACAAAAATATCAGTCCCCTAAAGATTCTGATACTCAGGCACTTTTAATGGACGATAGTTGTAAACGTTCATATTTTACAGCAAATAG CTCATCTGAAATTCAGAAGCGCAATAACAATGTACAATTGATTTGTATGTCATCCATGGATAAAAATTCCAAAACAAGACAATGCGATGTTTCGTGTCAAGCAGATGAGACTGCGATAAAT ATATATGGTGACAAAAAAGCAACACATACAAATAACAAACATAAGTTAGAACTTACTATTTCAAAAGAAGCTGAGCAACGAATTTTAGCATACAGACACGAATACAGTAAAGCGTGTCAATCAAGACCAATGTATTCTAGCAATACACAAAATAAACCATGGGATATTGTAGCATG GATATCCGATAAACTGGTAGAAGAGCTGATAATGGAAACAGCAAAAGAATTAGAACCAGTTGGGGTGATCCAAAAATTGTATGAAATGGAATTTCAAGAATTTTAA
- the LOC117230063 gene encoding uncharacterized protein LOC117230063 isoform X2 — protein MNFLINSKKCDEINNKDKEHILSFEMDKDYKFKYTPESHFKHVVKSVQRQRCKDDEERIWTSFVKEQEFNNVRFPEKNIHLSMQSVKDLIQENIQDVDRELKRLQEDALPERNKGICNCKLNNRNENITSVESNSVRNNSANHKLQRKNKGAYDTNILIPISQEDITDYQDFKTSKTMLKPRTKKSLSDSSIIQKNLYTGQLLQATNHFENDSDSDSNLSDNRMDVVHVQADPFTIHKLLSMQKKVSTLLNEISFRLSKIPLPDGNDDLKRRQQQTTEFAVRFSRNYLYNLNRLLTSIRRHIGAVSSRTKQYHRSITFHQDMIKQKLIAAYQLLIQALNAYCKHIPNSIHESQSTKLQNVLQVVSDLKDICNKVEITTNCFCSGDVNAMPVEKDPQDDIDTIVSKLKLNLQCKEQSASRKHIETTVTPMRTSLQNGRQLNKKKNLSSRLSMYSIDVPKTNQRKSTDLKGKNNHRERKCKVVDTKNVHVQHFAVPELLYPSPATHTSSSRDTVLIDCSKKMNYLKDDDIKTMMDEVPIDSENKTDSHPQPISETSMETLMKFLQKYQSPKDSDTQALLMDDSCKRSYFTANSSSEIQKRNNNVQLICMSSMDKNSKTRQCDVSCQADETAINIYGDKKATHTNNKHKLELTISKEAEQRILAYRHEYSKACQSRPMYSSNTQNKPWDIVAWISDKLVEELIMETAKELEPVGVIQKLYEMEFQEF, from the exons TGTTAAGGAACAGGAGTTCAATAATGTAAGATTTCCAGAAAAAAACATTCACCTGTCTATGCAGAGTGTTAAAGATTTAATACAAGAAAACATACAAGATGTAGATAGAGAACTTAAGAGGCTACAAGAAGATGCTCTACCTGAACGAAACAAAGGAATTTGTAATTGTAAATTGAataatagaaatgaaaatattacaaGCGTAGAA TCAAACAGCGTAAGGAACAATTCTGCAAACCATAAGTTACAAAGGAAAAATAAAGGTGCATATGACACTAATATTTTGATTCCAATATCACAAGAAGATATTACTGATTATCAAGACTTTAAAACATCCAAAACAATGTTAAAACCAAGAACCAAAAAATCTTTATCAGATTCTTCCATTATACAAAAAAATCTTTACACCGGTCAACTACTTCAAGCGACTAATCATTTTgaaaatgattcagattcagacTCAAATTTGAGTGATAATAGAATGGATGTTGTTCATGTACAAGCAGATCCATTTACAATACACAAACTTCTTTCAATGCAAAAGAAAGTATCTACATTACTAAACGAAATTTCATTTCGATTATCTAAAATTCCTTTGCCAGATGGAAATGATGATCTGAAAAGAAGACAACAACAAACTACGGAATTTGCCGTTAGATTttcaagaaattatttatataatcttAACAGGCTACTAACAAGCATAAGGAGGCATATCGGGGCTGTATCCTCTAGAACAAAGCAGTATCATAGAAGTATCACATTTCATCAAGATATGATTAAGCAAAAGCTAATCGCTGCTTACCAATTACTAATAcaagcattaaatgcctattGCAAACACATACCTAACTCTATCCATGAGAGTCAATCTACAAAGCTTCAAAATGTATTACAGGTTGTTAGCGACTTGAAAGACATTTGCAATAAAGTGGAAATCACGACCAACTGTTTCTGCTCAGGAGATGTAAATGCCATGCCAGTG GAAAAAGATCCTCAAGATGACATTGACACTATCGTGTCTaaactgaaattaaatttaCAATGTAAAGAACAATCTGCAAGTCGCAAGCATATTGAAACTACAGTGACTCCTATGAGGACATCTTTACAAAATGGAagacaattaaataaaaaaaagaatttatCTAGTCGACTAAGCATGTACAGTATAGATGTACCTAAAACGAATCAAAGAAAAAGCACAGATTTAAAAGGAAAAA ACAATCACAGAGAGAGAAAATGTAAAGTTGTAGACACTAAAAACGTACATGTACAACACTTTGCAGTGCCAGAATTACTATATCCTAGTCCTGCCACGCACACATCATCTTCGAGGGATACCGTTTTGATTGATTGTTCAAAGAAGATGAACTATTTGAAAGATGATGATATTAAAACTATGATGGACGAAGTACCGATCGATTCCGAGAAT AAAACTGACTCACACCCACAGCCTATATCTGAAACATCTATGGAAACGCTAATGAAGTTCCTACAAAAATATCAGTCCCCTAAAGATTCTGATACTCAGGCACTTTTAATGGACGATAGTTGTAAACGTTCATATTTTACAGCAAATAG CTCATCTGAAATTCAGAAGCGCAATAACAATGTACAATTGATTTGTATGTCATCCATGGATAAAAATTCCAAAACAAGACAATGCGATGTTTCGTGTCAAGCAGATGAGACTGCGATAAAT ATATATGGTGACAAAAAAGCAACACATACAAATAACAAACATAAGTTAGAACTTACTATTTCAAAAGAAGCTGAGCAACGAATTTTAGCATACAGACACGAATACAGTAAAGCGTGTCAATCAAGACCAATGTATTCTAGCAATACACAAAATAAACCATGGGATATTGTAGCATG GATATCCGATAAACTGGTAGAAGAGCTGATAATGGAAACAGCAAAAGAATTAGAACCAGTTGGGGTGATCCAAAAATTGTATGAAATGGAATTTCAAGAATTTTAA